A stretch of the Flavobacterium aquiphilum genome encodes the following:
- a CDS encoding response regulator, which produces MSKSLNILLIEDDAIEVMKFNRVLKNLEQVHKIIEANNGEDALSILKNKVIIPDIIILDLNMPKINGIEFLGILKADDVLKYIPAIVLTTSNNHRDLLEFYRLGIAGYMLKPLKYEEYVDKIKKMIEYWSINELISQ; this is translated from the coding sequence ATGTCAAAGTCATTAAACATACTATTAATAGAAGACGATGCTATTGAGGTCATGAAATTTAACAGAGTTTTAAAAAACCTGGAGCAAGTACATAAAATAATAGAAGCCAATAATGGCGAAGATGCCCTTTCAATACTTAAAAATAAAGTAATCATCCCAGATATAATTATTCTGGATCTTAATATGCCAAAAATTAACGGAATAGAGTTTCTGGGTATTCTCAAAGCTGATGATGTACTAAAATATATACCAGCAATTGTCTTGACTACTTCCAACAATCATAGAGATCTTTTAGAGTTTTATAGGTTAGGAATTGCCGGATACATGCTCAAACCACTAAAATATGAGGAGTATGTTGATAAAATAAAAAAAATGATTGAGTATTGGAGCATTAATGAGCTAATATCTCAATAA
- a CDS encoding response regulator transcription factor yields the protein MERSDLKILIVEDDVLLIKIFEYILKKEGYHVTTCKDGLSAIEKIPVLLPDLIITDIMLPFRSGLEIIGFSKEHFENIPIIVVSSLGEEEATVLKAFSLGTDDFVSKPFNPNELLFRIKRSIATTKRSIQLKYA from the coding sequence ATGGAAAGATCAGATTTAAAAATACTAATAGTAGAAGATGATGTATTATTAATTAAAATCTTCGAATACATCCTTAAAAAAGAAGGATACCACGTGACAACATGCAAAGATGGATTGAGTGCCATAGAAAAAATCCCAGTACTACTGCCTGATTTGATTATTACCGATATTATGCTCCCTTTTCGCTCTGGGTTAGAAATTATTGGCTTCTCAAAAGAACATTTTGAAAACATCCCTATAATAGTAGTTTCCTCTTTAGGTGAAGAAGAAGCTACGGTTCTAAAAGCTTTTAGCCTTGGTACTGATGATTTTGTATCTAAACCGTTTAATCCAAATGAATTATTATTTAGAATAAAACGTTCAATAGCTACAACAAAACGCAGTATCCAACTTAAATATGCTTAA
- a CDS encoding Crp/Fnr family transcriptional regulator, whose product MTQQELKSIIQKHYSYIFEEALIDEIASVAVTKKFKEGDILIEIGNTIFKMPLLLEGAIKILREAPDQGELFLYFLEKGDTCAMSMACCMGKTKSEIRAVAETDGLVLMLPVEKMEEWLGKYKSWRSFVFDSYTNRMKEMLNAIDTLAFMNMNERLIKHLNEKAKVNQTNIMQITHQEIADELNTSRVVISRLLKVLEDEGKIKLNRNIIELL is encoded by the coding sequence TTGACACAGCAAGAATTAAAATCAATAATCCAAAAACATTACAGTTATATTTTTGAAGAAGCCCTCATTGATGAAATTGCATCGGTGGCAGTAACAAAAAAATTCAAAGAAGGGGATATTTTAATAGAAATAGGAAATACTATTTTTAAAATGCCATTGTTACTGGAAGGTGCCATTAAAATTTTGAGGGAAGCTCCAGATCAGGGAGAGTTATTTCTATATTTTTTAGAAAAAGGAGATACCTGTGCCATGTCTATGGCCTGCTGCATGGGAAAAACCAAAAGCGAAATCAGGGCTGTGGCCGAAACTGATGGACTTGTACTCATGTTACCCGTAGAGAAAATGGAAGAATGGCTGGGTAAATACAAAAGCTGGCGAAGCTTTGTTTTTGACAGCTATACCAACCGTATGAAAGAGATGCTTAATGCGATTGATACTCTTGCCTTTATGAATATGAACGAGCGTTTGATCAAACATCTGAATGAAAAAGCAAAAGTAAACCAAACAAACATCATGCAAATTACACATCAAGAAATTGCTGATGAACTCAATACTTCACGCGTGGTTATTTCTAGATTGCTTAAGGTGCTTGAAGACGAAGGAAAAATAAAACTCAACCGAAATATTATAGAATTATTGTAA
- a CDS encoding TolC family protein — protein sequence MKNKNIFTLFGLLALSWTAFGQDTLRISKKDLIQRMSEKNLQIKIAEKNYESAMADYHQSNSLFLPNVNVSHTAMLTTNPLMAFGSKLNQAIVSPEDFNPAVLNHPSQTKNFATKIEVQQPLINLDGLYGRQAAKSKMDAFALQTERTKEYLELEVNKAFMQLQLAYKAVRVLQKAESTGKANLKLVENYFKQGMLQKTDLLNVQVRVNEISNQLQYAKSNVQNASDYLGFLLNDEQSKKVYKPTEEFESEFSVISVNTELPANRKDIQAMDKSSEAYEKMVTSGKMNLLPRLNAFGSYEMYDDSLFGTSAKGYLVGAQLSWNVFDGYKSIGKLEKAKADYNKAQTETEQYKAKSQMELNQAVRQLSDAENNVKLTQLAFEQAQEAYKIRSNRFAQGLEKTTDLLQSETLQSQKELENLQAIFEYRFTQEYIQFLTK from the coding sequence ATGAAAAATAAAAATATATTTACTCTCTTCGGGCTCTTAGCCTTATCATGGACCGCTTTCGGTCAGGATACTTTGCGTATTTCAAAAAAAGACCTGATACAGAGAATGTCCGAAAAAAATCTGCAAATCAAAATTGCCGAAAAAAATTATGAGTCGGCTATGGCAGATTATCATCAGTCAAACTCCTTGTTTTTGCCCAATGTAAATGTGTCACATACCGCTATGCTGACTACAAATCCGCTTATGGCTTTTGGTTCAAAATTAAATCAGGCCATCGTTAGTCCTGAGGACTTTAACCCTGCCGTTTTAAATCATCCTTCACAGACTAAAAATTTTGCCACCAAAATCGAAGTGCAGCAGCCATTAATCAATCTTGACGGTTTATACGGACGTCAGGCAGCAAAATCAAAAATGGATGCTTTTGCATTGCAAACCGAACGTACCAAGGAATATTTGGAACTCGAAGTAAATAAAGCGTTTATGCAGTTGCAACTGGCTTACAAAGCGGTTAGAGTTTTGCAAAAGGCCGAAAGCACAGGCAAAGCCAATCTGAAATTGGTTGAAAACTATTTTAAGCAGGGAATGTTGCAGAAAACTGATTTATTGAACGTGCAGGTTCGTGTAAACGAAATCAGTAATCAACTGCAGTATGCCAAATCAAATGTTCAAAATGCTTCGGATTATTTGGGTTTTCTTTTAAATGATGAACAATCCAAAAAAGTTTACAAACCGACAGAAGAATTTGAAAGTGAATTTTCGGTTATCAGTGTAAACACAGAATTACCAGCAAACAGAAAAGATATTCAGGCTATGGATAAATCCTCTGAAGCTTATGAAAAAATGGTAACATCCGGTAAAATGAATTTGCTTCCAAGACTGAATGCTTTTGGAAGTTATGAAATGTACGATGACAGTTTATTTGGGACTAGTGCCAAAGGATATTTAGTTGGAGCACAATTATCATGGAATGTTTTTGACGGTTACAAATCCATAGGAAAATTAGAAAAAGCAAAAGCAGACTACAACAAAGCCCAAACGGAAACCGAGCAGTATAAAGCCAAAAGTCAGATGGAGCTAAACCAAGCAGTCCGTCAGCTTTCGGATGCAGAAAACAATGTAAAACTCACTCAATTGGCTTTTGAACAAGCGCAGGAAGCCTACAAAATCAGAAGCAACCGTTTTGCTCAGGGATTGGAAAAAACAACCGATTTACTGCAATCCGAAACCTTGCAGTCCCAAAAGGAATTAGAAAACCTGCAAGCCATTTTTGAATATCGATTCACACAAGAATATATTCAATTTTTAACCAAATAA
- a CDS encoding efflux RND transporter periplasmic adaptor subunit → MKNFFLKSTLTISLLVLLPSCNGEKKDVITNEPAIAVKVSGTDTNSSSPFITASGKIEAQNSANLSTRMMGYVTKLHVKVGQKVAVGQLLISINNTDIQAKKAQVDANILQATAGYNNAKKDYDRFTVLFKQQSASQKELDDMTARYEMAKAGLEGAKQMRNEVMAQFAYSNITAPFSGVVTNTFVKEGDMASPGMPLVSVEGDSKLQATAMVAESDIASITSGMLVKVLVKSTNKTLNGKVSEVSLSAKNTGGQYLVKINLEGADKTVLSGMFANVQFPVANKNSMTQTSDKVLIPQSALIHQGQLTGVYTVGAGNVAILRWLRIGKTFGNEAEILSGLSAGEQYIVSADGKLYNGAKISIQ, encoded by the coding sequence ATGAAAAACTTCTTTTTAAAATCAACACTAACGATTTCGCTTTTGGTTTTGCTGCCTTCCTGCAACGGAGAGAAAAAAGACGTTATTACTAACGAACCTGCAATTGCAGTAAAAGTAAGCGGCACGGACACAAACAGCAGCAGCCCATTTATAACGGCAAGCGGAAAAATTGAAGCCCAAAACAGCGCTAACCTAAGCACCCGTATGATGGGATATGTGACCAAACTTCATGTGAAAGTTGGTCAAAAAGTAGCTGTTGGACAACTTTTGATAAGCATCAACAATACCGATATACAGGCAAAAAAAGCTCAAGTAGATGCCAACATCCTTCAGGCAACTGCGGGGTACAACAATGCAAAAAAAGACTACGACCGGTTTACGGTTCTATTTAAACAACAAAGCGCTTCGCAAAAAGAACTGGATGATATGACTGCCCGTTATGAAATGGCAAAAGCCGGATTAGAAGGTGCCAAACAAATGCGTAACGAAGTAATGGCACAGTTTGCCTACTCCAATATCACGGCACCATTTTCGGGAGTTGTGACTAACACTTTTGTAAAAGAAGGAGATATGGCAAGTCCGGGGATGCCTTTAGTAAGTGTTGAAGGAGATTCAAAACTACAAGCAACCGCGATGGTAGCCGAAAGTGACATTGCATCGATAACAAGCGGAATGCTGGTGAAAGTTTTGGTTAAATCTACAAACAAAACACTGAACGGAAAAGTGAGTGAAGTGAGTTTGTCAGCCAAAAATACCGGAGGTCAATATTTGGTAAAAATTAACTTGGAAGGAGCTGATAAAACAGTTTTATCAGGGATGTTCGCAAATGTGCAATTTCCGGTAGCCAATAAAAATAGTATGACACAAACATCCGATAAAGTCTTGATACCTCAATCAGCCTTGATCCATCAAGGACAATTGACTGGAGTTTATACTGTAGGTGCAGGAAATGTTGCTATTTTGAGGTGGCTTCGCATCGGAAAGACTTTTGGTAATGAAGCAGAAATATTGTCAGGGCTTTCGGCAGGAGAACAATACATTGTTTCTGCCGATGGAAAATTGTATAACGGAGCTAAAATCAGTATTCAGTAA
- a CDS encoding efflux RND transporter permease subunit yields the protein MQEGISGRIAHFFINSKLTVLLMAALMIIGVYSSFLIPREEEPQINVPMADIMVGYPGASPAEVESRVVKPLEKIISNIKGVEHVHSMAMNGQAMMIVQFYVGQDVERSYVKLYDELGKHENMFPTGVYKPMVKTRSIDDVPMLALTLWSEKQDEFQLRQIAEELTSEIEKVKDVAITKEIGGQNREVKVILDKDKMAENGVDPLSIMQMIQANNGSSQSGSFVQNDQEYLLTTGQFLSNTEDVENLVVGVNKNMPVYLKQVATVQDGPSTPKSYVSFGYGKTNEKFKTAKSEYPAVTISIGKVKGADAMKISAKILDKVEQLKKSLVPNDVHVEVTRNYGETASDKVGELLMHLGIAIIAVTVLVMLTMGWRGGLVVFLSVPLTFALTLFAYYLLGYTLNRITLFALVFVVGIVVDDSIIIAENMHRHFKMKRLPFKQAAIYAINEVGNPTILATFTVIAAILPMAFVSGMMGPYMSPMPIGASIAMILSLFVALTVTPYLGYHFLQEKEEQQHKETHGLETSWIYRFYNKFERPFLENSGKRKILMVVTVILLLGSILMFFTKSVLVKMLPFDNKNEFQVVIDMPEGTTLERTSAVTREIAHYLSTRPEVVNYQNYIGTSAPITFNGLVRHYDMRGGSNMADIQVNLLHKEERKAQSHEIAKAIRPEIQKIAKKYGANVKLIEVPPGPPVLSTLVAEIYGPDYKEQIKVADQVKTILKNTPDIVDVDWMTEDNQTEYKLEVDKEKAMLNGIAPQQIVGNLTYLLKEYPVSNLYDEKSNDNVAIVLSLDDKDKTSLQEIENLKIKGNQGNMVPVSDLVKVKNDTLQKTIYRKDQKRVVYVTADMAGTLESPVYAILGMNEKLAKITLPKGYKVNELYMEQPTDESDFTVKWDGEWQITLEVFRDLGVAFMVVIVIIYMLIVGWFQNFKTPIVMMLAIPLSLIGIVFGHWLLGAYFTATSFIGMIALAGVMVRNSVLLIDFIEIRLNEGINLKQAIIEAGAVRTTPILLTTGAVVIGASIILFDPIFQGLAISLVFGAIISTILTLIVVPIIYYITERKKWEKE from the coding sequence ATGCAAGAAGGAATTTCAGGCAGAATAGCCCATTTTTTTATCAACTCAAAATTAACTGTCTTATTGATGGCAGCGTTGATGATTATTGGGGTTTACAGTTCGTTTCTGATCCCAAGGGAGGAAGAACCGCAAATTAACGTTCCTATGGCCGACATCATGGTGGGCTATCCGGGAGCAAGTCCGGCAGAAGTAGAAAGCCGAGTAGTAAAACCATTGGAAAAAATAATCTCGAACATCAAAGGGGTTGAACACGTCCACAGTATGGCCATGAACGGTCAGGCCATGATGATTGTCCAATTTTATGTGGGACAGGATGTTGAACGTTCATATGTGAAATTATACGACGAATTGGGAAAACATGAAAATATGTTCCCAACTGGCGTTTACAAACCAATGGTAAAAACCCGTTCTATTGACGACGTACCCATGTTGGCACTGACTTTATGGAGCGAAAAACAGGATGAATTTCAGTTACGCCAAATTGCCGAGGAATTGACTTCGGAAATAGAGAAAGTTAAGGACGTGGCGATTACCAAAGAAATCGGAGGACAAAACCGCGAAGTGAAAGTGATTTTGGATAAAGATAAAATGGCTGAAAACGGTGTGGATCCTTTGAGCATAATGCAAATGATCCAAGCCAATAACGGGAGTTCACAATCCGGAAGTTTTGTGCAAAACGATCAGGAGTATTTGTTAACAACAGGTCAGTTTTTGTCAAATACAGAAGATGTAGAAAATCTTGTGGTGGGGGTAAACAAAAACATGCCGGTTTATTTGAAACAAGTAGCAACTGTTCAGGATGGGCCTTCAACACCTAAAAGTTATGTGTCTTTCGGATATGGAAAAACCAATGAAAAATTCAAAACTGCAAAATCCGAATATCCTGCTGTCACGATTTCTATTGGTAAAGTAAAAGGTGCCGATGCAATGAAGATTTCAGCCAAAATTTTGGACAAAGTAGAACAGCTTAAAAAATCGTTGGTTCCAAATGACGTTCACGTAGAAGTAACCCGAAATTACGGAGAAACCGCATCTGATAAAGTTGGCGAACTGTTGATGCACCTTGGAATTGCGATTATTGCCGTGACCGTTTTGGTTATGCTGACCATGGGATGGCGAGGCGGTTTGGTTGTTTTTCTTTCGGTGCCTCTGACTTTTGCATTGACCTTATTTGCCTACTATCTGCTTGGATATACCCTAAACCGAATCACCCTTTTTGCCCTGGTGTTTGTAGTAGGAATTGTAGTTGACGACAGCATTATTATTGCTGAGAACATGCACCGTCATTTCAAAATGAAGCGACTACCGTTTAAGCAAGCGGCCATTTATGCTATCAATGAGGTAGGTAACCCAACAATTTTGGCAACATTTACTGTAATTGCCGCGATTTTGCCAATGGCATTCGTGTCTGGAATGATGGGACCTTACATGAGTCCGATGCCAATCGGGGCTTCCATAGCGATGATACTTTCTTTGTTCGTTGCATTGACTGTGACTCCTTATTTAGGATATCATTTCCTTCAGGAAAAAGAAGAACAGCAGCACAAAGAAACTCACGGTCTTGAAACGAGTTGGATATACCGTTTTTACAACAAATTCGAGCGTCCGTTTCTTGAAAACTCAGGAAAAAGAAAAATATTGATGGTTGTAACGGTGATTTTATTATTGGGTTCCATACTAATGTTCTTTACCAAATCAGTATTGGTAAAAATGCTTCCATTTGACAACAAAAATGAATTTCAGGTGGTTATCGATATGCCAGAGGGAACTACGTTGGAACGTACTTCGGCGGTGACAAGAGAAATTGCACACTATTTGTCAACACGTCCCGAAGTGGTGAATTACCAAAACTACATAGGAACTTCGGCTCCGATTACCTTCAACGGTTTGGTTCGCCATTATGATATGCGTGGCGGAAGCAATATGGCTGATATTCAGGTGAATTTATTGCACAAAGAAGAAAGGAAAGCGCAGAGCCACGAAATTGCCAAAGCAATTCGTCCTGAAATTCAGAAAATTGCCAAAAAGTATGGCGCAAATGTAAAACTGATTGAGGTACCACCAGGACCACCGGTATTGTCAACATTGGTAGCCGAAATTTACGGTCCTGATTATAAAGAGCAGATTAAAGTGGCGGATCAGGTGAAAACTATTTTGAAAAACACTCCCGATATCGTGGATGTTGATTGGATGACCGAAGACAACCAAACCGAATACAAATTGGAAGTTGACAAGGAAAAAGCGATGCTAAACGGTATAGCACCTCAGCAAATCGTCGGTAATCTTACTTATCTGTTAAAAGAATATCCGGTTTCAAATCTGTATGACGAAAAATCAAATGATAATGTAGCAATTGTCCTTTCGCTTGATGATAAAGACAAAACCAGCCTTCAGGAAATTGAAAACCTGAAAATCAAAGGGAATCAAGGAAATATGGTTCCGGTAAGTGATTTGGTAAAAGTAAAAAATGACACTTTGCAAAAAACCATTTACCGTAAAGACCAAAAACGTGTAGTTTACGTAACGGCCGATATGGCAGGAACATTGGAAAGCCCCGTGTATGCAATTTTGGGAATGAATGAAAAACTTGCCAAAATAACTTTGCCAAAAGGCTATAAAGTGAATGAATTATATATGGAACAACCCACTGATGAAAGCGATTTCACCGTAAAATGGGATGGTGAATGGCAAATTACACTCGAAGTATTTCGCGATTTGGGAGTCGCATTCATGGTGGTTATCGTCATCATATATATGCTGATTGTAGGGTGGTTTCAAAACTTTAAAACGCCAATAGTGATGATGCTTGCCATTCCGCTGTCACTTATCGGAATCGTCTTTGGGCATTGGTTATTGGGGGCTTACTTTACGGCAACTTCCTTCATTGGGATGATTGCTTTGGCCGGGGTTATGGTTCGAAACTCGGTGTTGCTCATTGACTTCATTGAAATTAGGCTCAACGAAGGTATTAATCTCAAACAAGCCATTATCGAGGCGGGTGCGGTGCGTACCACTCCTATTTTGCTGACCACAGGTGCGGTTGTAATTGGTGCATCGATTATCCTTTTTGATCCTATTTTCCAAGGATTAGCAATTTCGCTGGTGTTTGGAGCCATTATTTCAACTATACTAACGCTTATTGTGGTGCCGATAATTTATTACATCACCGAACGCAAAAAGTGGGAGAAAGAATAA
- a CDS encoding YgaP family membrane protein, translating into MKNRIIRAVAGSFTLLSLLLAIYVNQNFLWFTAFVGANLLQSSITKWCLLEDILSKLGIKD; encoded by the coding sequence ATGAAAAATAGAATTATCAGAGCCGTTGCCGGAAGTTTTACATTATTGAGCTTATTACTGGCTATTTATGTCAACCAAAATTTCCTTTGGTTTACCGCATTTGTAGGAGCTAATTTATTGCAATCATCAATCACCAAATGGTGTTTACTTGAAGATATCCTTAGCAAACTTGGCATCAAAGACTAA
- a CDS encoding nucleosidase: MININTDHSFSIKNTLFSFALASEAADVFEECNTIITGIGKVNAAYELTKIIQEKKPSLIVNLGSAGSNFFQKGDIVCCTKFIQRDMDVRGLGFQLYETPLSGLPPILEYGLKMDGLQEGICGTGDSFEMEHSEVLYNVVDMEAYALAMIAMKEQIPFLCLKYISDGADDNAAEDWTIQVHKAAMAYGNLLGINKLSAERL, translated from the coding sequence ATGATAAATATAAATACAGATCACTCTTTTTCAATAAAAAACACCTTGTTCTCTTTTGCATTAGCCTCCGAAGCTGCTGATGTTTTTGAAGAATGCAACACTATTATAACAGGAATAGGGAAAGTGAATGCTGCTTATGAACTAACAAAAATCATTCAAGAGAAAAAACCCTCATTGATTGTAAACCTGGGGTCGGCCGGAAGTAACTTTTTTCAGAAAGGAGATATTGTTTGCTGTACCAAATTCATACAAAGAGATATGGATGTACGCGGTTTAGGTTTTCAGTTGTATGAAACGCCTCTATCCGGCTTACCTCCTATTTTAGAATATGGTTTAAAAATGGATGGTTTACAGGAAGGGATCTGCGGAACGGGCGATAGTTTTGAGATGGAACATTCAGAAGTATTATATAATGTCGTAGATATGGAAGCCTATGCCTTGGCGATGATTGCCATGAAAGAGCAAATTCCATTTTTGTGTCTGAAATACATCTCGGATGGCGCTGACGATAACGCTGCAGAGGACTGGACTATTCAGGTTCATAAAGCGGCGATGGCTTATGGAAATCTTTTGGGTATAAATAAGCTCAGTGCTGAGCGACTTTAA